The Daphnia carinata strain CSIRO-1 chromosome 1, CSIRO_AGI_Dcar_HiC_V3, whole genome shotgun sequence sequence TGTATACAACTACTAGGTTTTTTCCACTTGAAAAATACCTTGTCctggtttatttatttgttttccattgACGCCTTTGTTGACTTACAAAGAAcctattctttttctgtttttgctttctctttttttctctttctgatttttgaaCAAGTAGCAAATGATTTCGTCTAGTCGTAGACGGGATGAATCCAAAGCCGAATTATCATGATTCCGCATTGCTTTTCTCTGctctattaattttttaaacttggCTTACTGTTGTGGGCAAAGAGCGACGTCAATGGCCATCATTTTCACCAAACAATAACCCGCATGAAAAACATACAGGACGGCTATTGTTATTAAGAACAAAAACGTGATAACAGAAAAGGCCGGAAGGTAAGGAAACGGACCCCCCTCGCCATCTCGTAACTGGTACAGGAAAGCCCGCTAGTGTGGTCATTAtttaacgaagaagaacgAAGAAGATTTAACGAGAATGTTAAATATAAGAAACAGGATGTGTCGTCttatcatttcctttttttccttctgcaAAAGCTGTTAATGCCatctgtttgcattttttagAACTTGCTATTCGGATTGGCTGAGTCCCGCAAGTTGCACGATGTTATTGATGATGCAATACGATGTGCTCGCACGTTTCCATTAGGTAACGACCGCCGTCGTCCTCTATCGTGAGCCACCGGGACTGTTACTGTTGTCGTTATTACGACTACAACTTACTTGATTTCAAGCTTCGTATGCCTTAAAACCCACACGTATTTTAAATAAACATTGCTTACTATTTCCACTCGTAGCACAGGAGCTTCTCATCCCGATTAGGATTTAAGCCCTCCAATATTATAAGTATAATTTGATCGGTACATGTAGGATTATGTTCGCCGCGCTACACCAACCTTAACGATCGTGAGAAAAATACATAAGTAACACTTTCGATTATCCGTACGCTGTTGCAATTTTTAATGCAATATCGATCAACCATTGTCGGGAAGAAATGGCGCGGAAAGCAGATTTCTAACGTGTGCCACTCCCACACGCAGGGAAGGGGTGGGTGGGCAAATGAACTATTAAATGTATGGTGACTGTAAATTTCACTATTTTACTGCTGGGCCTTGAAAAAGCGTTGAATGTATTATCATTCATTAACCTTTCGTCGAACGTGTGTCGTGCGAACGTTGCCACCTTTCAGCAGTTGTCACGACGTCAGACAGTTGACAatacgcttttttttctaaagtgTCGTAAGTTGGTGAGAGACTGTAAaatgttctcttttttaatcCTGGTGACGTTTCTAAGTTTCGCTTTCGGACAGAATCTCGTTCTAATTGGTGGTAATCTCAGAGATGATAACGCACAAGTCTGGAATAAAATGGTCCAATTGGCTGTaagttttcttgctttttaacaattattttttgaatcCCACGTTTTAAATATTGAACGAATATTAGGGTGGAAAAGGGGTGGCCAGAATAGGAGTAATCTCCGTTTCCAATCAGAACACAATCGAGGGTGACAGAGTGATTGAAAACTTCGTAAGAGTTTATGGTGCCAATGCAGTTGGGATCCCCGTGTCGCAGACTGGAGCAAACGATCCCGTCGTAGTAAGTTTTTACATTAATTGAATTTTagttaaaatattttgaaatatagATTATTCATTGGTTGATTGCTATGCATAGGCAAATTTAGTGAAAGAACAGACAGGCATTTTCATCGTAGAAGATTCCGAAGATAAATCTTGGAATTTTTGGAACTGGGTAACGTCGTTGGTACGTCCAACTGATGTCGCTACAGAGCCACCCACTGGGATGGTGTGTTACGAAAGTGCTAGTTACAAAAGGCAACAGCTAATCGATACACTACGTCCGTTTGGCCAAGATTCTCTGGTATTAGCAGCCATCAAAACAGTCCTGAAAAAAGGTGGAATGGTTGCAGGAAATGCTGCTTATATGGTGAATTTAATCGCCGTTAGAAAAATCAATAACGTAATTCATAAGCCAACCAATTTGATTTACAGAGCAAATCTGCAGTCATTTTAGAAGGTGATTCGATCAGCGCTCTTGTATCTGGAACccgtttcatttcctttcctCGCATGCCATACTCTATCCGAAAAGAAGGTGGTCTCGCTCTTCTCAACACCGATTACGTGATAGAGAGCCATTTGAGCGAGAAAGGACGAGAAGTGCGATTAATGCGGACACTCCTCGAAAGTGACGTTTCCAGGGGACTCGGTGTCGATGAAAATACGGCACTTGTTGTCAATAATCCACTTTCCCGGCCAGTCGGTCAAGTAATGTTGTTTAATCTTGTAAATAAGATTGGCATTGACAGAAACTAATTTATGCTTTAAAGGTCATAACTGCGTCTTTGGACGTAACTGGTGTTCTTTACTTTGATGTCTCTGACATACCAACTCCTTCGATAACCAACGCTCTGTACGAGAAtgtcactttttctttctttacagCAGATGACGTTTTCGACTTAACATCAGGTAAACCTGTCGTATTGTGTTTCCTGCAAAACGTTCGcaaacttcatttttctttgtacgaAGAGAGTGTAACTTATCCGCCGTGGAAGGAAGCTATTGCTGGCCAAGAGTGGTTCAAAAATGCTGTCCCATCTAATGACATTCTTTCTCGTGCCGGTCCGTCTCAGTGGCGGCAGACAGCTCGACGTCTTATTGATTGCAAGGAGCTGAACGTCACTAGTTACTCCCCGTCATCAATCGTCCCAATGATTCCGGCCGTTCAGGTCATCTTTAATCGTCAACGTGCAGTCGGATTTGGAGCTGATCTGCCTGGCGCTCCCAACAATACTTATGTTGCTTCTTTTCAAAGAATGATGGCTTCGGTTAAGGTTCTCGGAATACTGTAAATACGACTCGTATATAGAATAGTTCCACAGTTATCTCAAATGTAAGCACACAGCTGTAATGACTTTAATCAATGCAActcaaaaaataaacttttagACTTATGTAATATTTGTGACACAGTTTTTGGAATTATCAATGTAGGAAAAAGGTTAGGATATTGTCAAAGTGTTACCAAGAAAGTACGATTAAATGAATATAGCAGCAGATCAATAGTTTTGAATAGAATTGAAGAACAAGTGTTTAGCACAACCGCGGTCAGTAAGCACTAGGTGACAGCAAACGTTATCTCTTAGCGTGAGTGCTGTCAGCTGTCAGTTGCGAACAAATTCGCTTACCTAATTCTTATTTGTGTTACtgtattaaaacaaaatgccTCCAGTTTTAGCCTATTGGGCAATTCGTGGAGTAAGTATTATTGTCAGTTTTCTTCTCATGCTGCAGGATAGTGTACTATAGggttcttatttttatttatttatttttttttttacagctggCCCAGCCGATTCGTTTACTGCTGGCATATACCCAGACCGAGTATGAAGATAAGCGTTATGTCGTAGGCCCAGGATTTGACAAATCATGCTGGTTTGATGTCAAATTTACCCTTGGGTTGGATTTCCCAAATGTGAGTTACTAAATGATAATTTTGCTGCTTCATAATGATTCCCATAATGCAATTGTTCTGCCCACTCTGTTGCAGCTCCCATATTACATTGATGGAGATGTGAAGTTAACCCAAAGCAATGCTATCCTTCGCTACATTGCAGGAAAGCACAACTTAATTGGTACAAACGATAAAGAAAGGATACGTGTAGACATGATGGAAAATGAAGTTGGTGATTTTCGCAATAGCTGGGTCAGATTATGCTACAGTCCTAATTTTGTAAGCCACTTAAACTTGtagattttaaaagaaaaggtttaaAATAACTCTGTATTTTGCTAAAGGATGACTTAAAAGGTGACTACATCAAGAATCTGCCATTAAAACTCTCTGAGTTTTCCAAGTATCTTGGAGACTACAAGTGGCTTGCTGGGGAAAATGTAACACtctttgatttcaaaatatacaATGTACAGTTAACAAGTTCCCTTAATTTTACAGATTTCATTTgtggatttcattttttatgaaatGCTAGATCAGCATATGATACTTGTGCCTGACTGCCTTGACTCATTTCCAAATCTTAAACTCTATTGTGATAGAGTCCGCTCGTTAGACTCCATAAAAGCCTACATGTCCGGAAGTGATTTTATAACCCGCCCACTAAACAATCCACACGCTGGGTTTAAGTAAATGGGCTACATTGATTGAAATAGGTGAGTTCATTAAATTTAGTTCGGCTGGAACTGCAAGTTCTGCTGAGTAGCCCTTACTTTTCGAAATTTGTATTTCAGGTTAAAAAACGACATACCCTATTCACGTATAGTAAAACTGCAAACGATGTAACAGTAATTGTTCTGCGTTGCAGTGTTTATGCAGGTATCCGGTGCAATATATATTACGGATTGGAAAcggaaatttttcgttttttattctAATTTGTATTAGGGAATCTGCTAAATGAGTAAAAGCGTTTTTGGAGATCGCGATGAGAAAGTTATCGGAtgcagctaaaaaaaaaactttcatcCATGATCGAAAACCGTAGTTTTACAACGTTTGAATCTCgtagtaaaatgaaaattttttcaaactcgCATATAACCAATGTCCTGTTCAGCACCATAGCGTAACGTTCCAAAGAGCTAAAATATGGTGCTACGCTCCAAAGGAAAGAGGTCGATGGCGATATTTGTGATTCCGTTACATAATTTGCGTTTAGGTCACGCAAAAGACTTCTGTCTTGGAAGTCAAATGTGGAATGCAAAAAATTTGCCTGATCGACGGGTTGGATGACGTGGTTATACTTAGCTCCTCACAAAATAAACTAGAGTATCCGGCTTTCCAACCGAAAAATGTGCATACAGCTACTATATTTTCACGTGATGCAAATAATAATTGTTGAACACGTTTTCTAATTTAGGAAAAGGAAGCAACGAAACGCTGTGTGGGCGCGTCGTCTTTCTAAAAATACTTTTGTTAACATACTTTTATATAAAAAGGTATTTTTCCAAGTATTTTAATCAACTAGCAAAACCCATAGATTGATGTCACGAAGGACGTGGAACATACTTCGTTCCTCCAAATCGAAGCATTAGTCTgattacttttatttttccttggTCTCCACAACAGATGGCGCGAACCTGTCCTCTGATGTTTTGCTATTCATTTAATCGATTGACTAGGATATGTATTCTCGTTTTTTTCGTCACGTCTATCATGACATATGATCTTGCTAGTTGTGGTACACCAGGAGAAAGCCTCTAAGGAGGATCAAACATCTTGTAAACGGACCAAATTACTACGAAGCCTGTTGGCTGTTGTGGCCGGAAGAAGCTTTTGGTTATGCAACTCTACTCAGCCTTCGACccataggaaaacaaaacaaacaagccaaAAATAATGAAGGGCAATTGCGTCACTTGTGTTTCAGGTTACACAACCAGTTTAATGAATCTAGCCCAATCTCCAGACACACGAGAAAGTTCATTCtcgttctttctcttcgtttttgcAAAACGCAGTATGCGACGCATTGCCATTACGAAACAACTGGTTAGAGTTCAACTAAGTTGTTTATTTAAAGTGCGAACGTCTGGTGGCGAACGATCCCTGCATCACGTACACGCGTACGCATTTTTCTGTATTATATTGCGTTGCGTGTTGATATACCATGCGTGTCAGTCTGAAAAAGGATCGGCTACCTACGGTAGCGCACCTGCTATGAAAGCATTGAAATACGATGCACGTCTACCGATGATAGTAGCAGAATCTCCTACAAAAACACGCGCTTATACCGACTGAATTCATTAAACGCTCTGGCAGTGACGCAGCACCTCACGTACTCACGCGGGACCACTCAAACGAATTACGATTTCCTGATAAAAATGACAATTGTATCATTACACTATATAATagtgaattttaaatattaattatCGGGCTAAACAAATGGATATGGAGCGAAACGGTTTGTTTTTAGATTTAGAAGCCCAGGTACAAGTGGCTCTTACGTGCTTTACTTAGTTCACTAATCTTCGCAATACCCAATGCCGTACCCTAAAGAACTTGCAGATGGGCTAAAGTTGTTCGTCTTTGATGAAAGTAGATTTTGGTCATGGCGCTGCGACCCACTACAGACGATAGCGACTCGACTAACATCGATTGCAACTCAGAAACGGGAATAGCGGCGACGATAAGAAACGGTCGTTATTGATTATTGGACTTTTGGCGGAGAGCGGAACGTCTCACACGATTGTCAATCAAGCGTATAGGGAATATTCATCGGGTTCCTCCATTAATTACGTAGACAGATGAAGAAAGGGGCGAAGTGAAGTTTTAAGGTATAAAGACACGAACTTGCAGCGATTGATCACTGAACCTACCCAAGAACTTTTAAAactttgcaaaaagaaaatgttctctttcttcttaaaCCGCGAGATGAAATAGCCTATTGATTATCTAGCTTTAGAGCGGTAGTTTAGGCGACACGCTAATGCGGAAGCAAACGGCGGGACATCGAGTTCAGcatgaaatggaaaaaacgatgaaaaactGGCTTCGTAGAGTCAATTTTATTCTTGCATGCGTAAATTGAAGTTTCCTGTAGGCATCATTAAGTCTTCTAATAAAACGCTGCACCTTTTCCGAGCTTCTTACtcacttaaaaaagaaaaagatctaGAACGCGAAGAAATACTGCGCCGAATCGGCAAAAGATGACTGAATTTTAATAggatttcttttcctcttaTGTGACCAATTGAAACCACATGATTACCTTGCAACAGACAAGAGTTGTCTATACATAAGAACCGTTGACTTCTACTACAAATGTACGCAGACATTATATTTAAatctcctttttcttgtgtgtgtgactgAGAGTCTGTGACCACTCAAATAAGGACTTCCATTCCCTTTCCTCTGTAGATTACAACTGAGGTATTTGTGCACGTCAAACAAGACGGTTGCTAATGCTAATCTAAGCCGTTTTTCCTGTACGTACTTGGGCGTCCTTTCTAAAGCTGCTTGTCGTGCTTAAATTCATAATAGATGGCTCGGGGAGTTCTTACAGAGGACGACACCCCTTCGTGAAAGGAACGCATAAACATTTTGAATTATGttctaaaaatttattttgcgtCCTTGTTTGGTACCCTTCCTCTATTGCAGAACAAATTTATAAGGATTCAGATGAGACAGGAAAAGGTAAGGTATAGTAAAAATTCTCTTTATTCTGCCATATATGAAAAAGTTGAAGAACAAGGGACCTCTAAAgcaattttttaagaaaaaaaaaaggggaaaacccCATTCTATAGGGAGACGGCGATACGAAGAGGGCAAGGAAAGATAAGAGGACTCGAGACGGAAATAATGGACGTGCGCTTCGGGACTAAAGATTGAGATCGGGAGCGCCAGTAGCCGAGTTCTCTTCGCTCGTGTCGGTGCGTTTCCTCGTCGCTTCCCTTCACTTGCTGCCACACGTCggcataattttattttatttatttttttttcaggtgtcGGCAGTTTATCGAttttaacatttgttttcgaCAGTAACCAGCCGTTCAAATAGCAATACACTTTTgggcgtttcttttttcgcgcAAAATTCGCTCATTCAGCGATAACCAGGTACGGCTTATCTCATGTTGACATAACGTTGGCACGTCGTCGCTTGCATGTCTTTATGTCAGTGATGAAATGTACACCGTTCAATGCACATACTTATCAGCCTAGTATATAAATATCGTAAATTCTAATGATGGGCACCAGTTGAAAaataacatttcaaaatggtaGTATACAGTTCCGTGATGTCGCACACCCCACCTGATGGCAACGAGGTGCCAgagatgcaaaaaaaaggcgagGCAATCGTCTTGGATAATGATAATCCGATCGATCCAGTGACTGGTCTCAGCCGACGGGAAAAGGATTACGTCCAACATAGCTGGAATCTCGTCCGTCAAGACTTGAAAGCTGCCGGACTGGGCTTCTTTCATGCGTATGACACACTTGATTTCTTATTACGTTTCTATTATTTATCATGCGCTTCGTTTGACGTTATTCATTACTGTTTTATGCGAAAAACACATTCATTTTAGAAAAGCTATCGTTGAGGAAAATTTTAGGTTTTTAAAAGAACTCGTTTTATTTGCAGATTCTTTCATGCCCATCCGGAGTACAAGGAGAAATTCAAGAAGTTCACCGACATTCCTGCTGATAAACTCATCGAGAATAGAGCATTCCAGGTTTGTTTCTATAGCTAGCAATTATtatcaaattaaaaacaaaaatttgtttgcatAGGTGCATGCGATGAGCGTTATGAATGCAGTCACCATGGTAGTCGATACGCTTGACGATGTCCCGAAACTGGTGAACGCATTGAAAAATCTTGGCACGAGCCACGGTCGGCACAACATTCAAGTGTCTCACTTTCGCGTACGTTCAATTAATTTTACCTTTCATCATGTTGAATAGATATTGAGCCATATTTCAGACAACTAACCAAAGTTCTGCCTTTGTACACTATTCAGAGCTTGGCTGTGGTACTTGTAGCCTTCCTGGAGAGTGCCCTCGGCCCGGAACTGTTTCAAGACGACGTCAAGCAAAGTTGGATCAAAGCGTTGGATGTGGTTGTTACCGTAGTTGCCACAGGTTTACCGCACACGTCGCCTGGTGCCACAGAATCCACTGCCAACTGAataaaacaaccaaaaacCTGCTGGGCTTCTCCGTTTTTGCAACTGCTTGAGTGCATGGCCATTTACATCAATTTCCccgaaaagaaataaaagacaagTATTATCTCTAAATTCAAATCATCCTCTTGAacgaccttcttttgttttcttgctgGAAGGCCACAATATTGTTGAAATAAATTCCATCACTAATATTTGTGCATTTTATTACGCATACTGTATTCTCCCCTTCAGTTTCACTACACTCTTCATTTATTGTCTTCTCTAAATCGATGTTGCAGCTCGTCTTGTTTCAACGTTTTACATCAATCTCATTCATTACTACTTAGTTACACATATACTAATCGGTGGTCCAATACATTTATGGCGTATATGCttttatttggaaaaattTCTCAGCATTTGAATGGATTTTCATAGTGCAAGCGCACGAAAAGCCTTttctaaaattttctttagaaTTTTCGTTCTAAAAACTATCCCTGAGGTTAATTGTAAAAGGACTGCCGACGAATGAACCACTTTTTTTGCCAATGCTGTTTTTCGTTGCccgtttgggaaaaaaaaaggaacgcgTTAACTTGTTGCGCTTGATTTGACTATTCTTGTTTTCCTCGAACGTCCTTTAGCATCGTGTGCAGCTTTACGAGATTTTTACGAGGTCGAGCTGTAAAAATTGAAGCCACGATCAATACTCGGAGAGATGGCAGAAAATTGAGCTTTTACGAATGCATAGTGCGGGCTGGGAAATGGAGAAGATTGATGCCCAAATAATTTCAATAATAACCTACCGCCATTCTGCCTGCCCTATGAACATTAACCAACCACTTCAACTTGGTTTCTAATGTTGCATGATTCACATCATTTAGAAACCCTACGACGAAACAGCTTGATTTCAAGTAAAGcctaattttatttcaaaacgaCAGCGTTATTGTTACTTTAAGTATGGTACGCAAACGCGAGTTTAATGGACGAAACAACTGAAgttattattttcctttccCCTTCTTATTGCGTGCGTGTATTTCCGGCATTTTGGTTTTTGCCTGAACAAAGGCTGCTGATGGCAACAGGATAGGATGCATGAGAAAATGACGATAAGTTTCAAAGATCAAggcctgaaaaatgaaatcggaCGTTAGCAATTTTACTTTGGGATGACGGATGATGGGAACCAACGAGATGTCATTTCCTCGCTTGATTTCGTCTAGAACAGCCTTTTTCCCAATGTGCGTAAGAGCTATAGCGATTATAATGCATCAATGCCATCGTATACGGTTGAATGGTACTATACATCTCCGTGAAAAAACGCACGCAACACTTGTGTCAGTCTTTGTTATCCAAATTAGAAAATAAGAGAACGGTAAATCGGAGTCCCGTATAATTAaacctttctttttagttGTCAGATTTAACCGGAAATGGTTCGTTTGGGATGCTTTATTCCCCAAGTGATAACGGAAAGATTAATGTGCGCATCTTATTATCCTCAGTCATCTTACACACTCTTCTCGAAAACGAGTCATAAACTACGCATGCATAATGAAGTACAAGGAGGTTGCAGTGAAATGTGTCAGGTTTGGCAAACAAAGGATAGGGAAGACCGccacatttttctgcaatatacAACAAGAGAGCTACGCAGATAGGAAGGCCGCTTTTTCAAAGTCTGCCAAACCAAACCACGTTGACACAACACACTGCAAAACAACGTGACAAACACGGCAAAAACCTTCACCCACCAATTCAAGCTCTATTGGACCTCACGTGTTTCAGCCAAAGCACATGTTTAGTGCATCGGATTGCATTTTTTGCCagccttttaatttttttccgttAACCATTTATTTCCAATGGTATCAGAAAGTGTTGAAGCCAGTCGGTTcgttaattattgaaaaaaaaaagagaattaaGCCGACTAGAAGTATTTTGAGTCGTCGCGTTACATAACAATTTCGATTCTCTCGTTTGCTTTGATTGTGAGTAGATTTCTTGGTGTTGATATCCAAAATTTTGGACTGCTTTCATTTCGTGTCCCAAAGAAGGTTAGAGCATTTGAACTAATCCGGGCAAGGACAGGTTGACGCCCATGATGTCCTCGATGATACTAAAATTTCTCTTAACGAACGAATTTGGAATTAATGTAACGTATGCTTTTCCCCGTCTTTGCTTAAAGGACACTTTGTatttcaagaagaaaagaaaaaatgagatgtaaagaaaataaatacgaAGGGACCCTATTCCCCATCTTAGGTTCTTAATCGAAAAGCGTCCAACTCATAAAGAGCAACATTAATACGAGTCACGCTCCAAAAAAACGATGAGTGAAAGATTCATTAATCTTGTTAGTCTCACGTGGGAATCTCCTTGTATACATTGCCTAGAAAACGCCTGTCAAGGAAAGCGTCTGCCGTGATAGCGAAGCCTTTTCTAACTATTCGTCCAACGCTCATAGTTGTCGTTTGTCAGTTCTCAGttatgttttctcttttaattttcGACCGtaaaaaacacacacgtacaaaaataaaacactaatattaatatttattttttaaattttatttatagagaAGAAGTACAAgcgataagaaagaaaaattgttagaCGAGGTTAATAAAAAGACAGTTATTTAGTTGGTTATGAGACAAATATTGGTTTGGATTTTTATAGTAGTCGGAAAACCTCCGCTGCACAAGAAATACGTGTATAGATACACGTTGGAAAATGACCGTGGAAGACCCGGTTACCCCGCCCATCCTTCTAGAAGCTCACGTGTTGTCAAACGTGAGCCCTCTAGTGCCAACAGGCGAGAGAAAGCAAAATACACCGGCTACAATGCAGCAGTTGTTCAGGCTTAACTGTTCAGGGAGGGAAACCTACTACACCCGAGTCGGCGCGTGCATGTCGTAACAGTCtctcagagaaaaaaaaagggaagaaaaaaaaaaaaagaaaagaaaaaagggggcagGGCTTTGCCAGAAAAGGAGGGAAGAGAACAGTCGGGCCACGTGAGATGGCCCCATGCAACGTGATCGGGCTACGACGTATTCATCATGGACCCAACGCCAGTTCTAGTTTCATTTCAGTCGTACTTGGTGTGTTGACCTGTGTGTTTCGCGCTAACGTCAGATAAACCAAAACTTGGCTTCCATatctacaagaaaaacaacgtctgaaaaacatttgcttctCGCTGATGGAATTTTCGCTGTTGTGAATTTCAATTCCAAATCCatgtgaaaagaaattgagttTCCAGCATTCAACGGTGAGTGGTGCCTTCTGAGGCCTATGAATCGTCACTGTGtgcttttattgatttatttacgTGTGAGGCTGTGACTACGTGCTGTTCTTTGACGTTCATCTACAGTCGCCATCTCGAGCTGATCGCCCAAAGTACCTTTGTTTGAGAACCCATCTATAGCCTAAATCGCCGTTTACGCACTATTCCTTCTTATGCAAAATTTTACGAGAAAAAGCTCCCTGATCTAATTATAattgacaaaaataaaaggaaaaaagaggcGATATTTGGTTTGTGACAATAagttctgttgttgttttgcaaTCAACTTTACCAGGTCTATatgatttttcaaatgttataCGACTGTTGGACATTTTGACAGCAGAAAGCGTGTCCTTTTGTGGCGGAATCTATGCAAATGACAGCCAAACAAGTTTgagtttttccttcttctttatATTCCATTGTGGCAAACAAACATACTAAATAAAAGACACACAGGTGAGTGATGGTATCGTCACGTAGCAGCCACCCGTTTACCCACGCTACCCGTCACCCTTTACATtccttcaactaattttaaCAGAAAGAGCCATTATGTCCATTTTCATCGTTTACCATGGTTATATTACTTTATCTGT is a genomic window containing:
- the LOC130690915 gene encoding glutathione S-transferase Mu 5-like — translated: MPPVLAYWAIRGLAQPIRLLLAYTQTEYEDKRYVVGPGFDKSCWFDVKFTLGLDFPNLPYYIDGDVKLTQSNAILRYIAGKHNLIGTNDKERIRVDMMENEVGDFRNSWVRLCYSPNFDDLKGDYIKNLPLKLSEFSKYLGDYKWLAGENISFVDFIFYEMLDQHMILVPDCLDSFPNLKLYCDRVRSLDSIKAYMSGSDFITRPLNNPHAGFK
- the LOC130690916 gene encoding neuroglobin-like, which codes for MSHTPPDGNEVPEMQKKGEAIVLDNDNPIDPVTGLSRREKDYVQHSWNLVRQDLKAAGLGFFHAFFHAHPEYKEKFKKFTDIPADKLIENRAFQVHAMSVMNAVTMVVDTLDDVPKLVNALKNLGTSHGRHNIQVSHFRSLAVVLVAFLESALGPELFQDDVKQSWIKALDVVVTVVATGLPHTSPGATESTAN
- the LOC130691046 gene encoding cyanophycinase-like, whose translation is MVTVNFTILLLGLEKALNVLSFINLSSNVCRANVATFQQLSRRQTVDNTLFFLKCRKLVRDCKMFSFLILVTFLSFAFGQNLVLIGGNLRDDNAQVWNKMVQLAGGKGVARIGVISVSNQNTIEGDRVIENFVRVYGANAVGIPVSQTGANDPVVANLVKEQTGIFIVEDSEDKSWNFWNWVTSLVRPTDVATEPPTGMVCYESASYKRQQLIDTLRPFGQDSLVLAAIKTVLKKGGMVAGNAAYMSKSAVILEGDSISALVSGTRFISFPRMPYSIRKEGGLALLNTDYVIESHLSEKGREVRLMRTLLESDVSRGLGVDENTALVVNNPLSRPVGQVITASLDVTGVLYFDVSDIPTPSITNALYENVTFSFFTADDVFDLTSESVTYPPWKEAIAGQEWFKNAVPSNDILSRAGPSQWRQTARRLIDCKELNVTSYSPSSIVPMIPAVQVIFNRQRAVGFGADLPGAPNNTYVASFQRMMASVKVLGIL